In a single window of the Nicotiana tomentosiformis chromosome 8, ASM39032v3, whole genome shotgun sequence genome:
- the LOC104085588 gene encoding uncharacterized protein has product MRLEDIKIKVGDAFTTYGFRGWNKGLERLKSHVGDVNSIHNRCFKMMLDLMNQAQSILTSLDKQSEKIKSKHRVRLNASIDVIRYLLKEGMPFRGHDESVTSTRREETAKVIIEELNGNFFGILVDESKDVSHKEQMALVLRYVNKEGELIERFLGLVHVKDTTGYDGASNMQEEINGLKALIMKDNPSAYCVHCFAHQLQLTLVAVEKKHHDINIFFDILANVLNVVGGSYKRREMLRDDQAEKLDELLVLGEVHTGSGLNQKLGLQIPDDTRWRSHFKTLRNFISLFSSIVHVLGVLTNEGSNYQEKALAKSLVEDIRSYEFVYILHLMLKIIAITYDLNMALQRKDQDIVSTMKLVHFTKRQLQTMRESKWNSLLEDVSSFCDKNSIMIPKMDDNHFSEVNTDLLLGIELDNYIDYVREMDNAFSNLKGLGGLSKTLLSLILHVATATVERAFSSMKFIKNDLRSIIGDDFLNDCLVCYIDDEVFESVPNDAIIDRFQNMTSRRVQLK; this is encoded by the exons aTGAGATTGGAggatataaaaataaaagtaggTGATGCTTTCACAACATATGGTTTTAGAGGTTGGAATAAAGGTTTAGAAAGGCTTAAATCACATGTGGGTGACGTGAATAGTATTCATAATCGATGTTTCAAGATGATGCTAGATTTAATGAATCAAGCACAATCTATTCTAACATCTTTGGACAAGCAATCTGAGAAAATTAAAAGTAAACATCGAGTTCGCTTGAATGCTTCAATTGATGTGATAAGGTATCTTTTGAAAGAAGGAATGCCTTTTCGGGGCCATGATGAGAGTGTAACTTCTACAAGAAGAG AAGAAACGGCGAAAGTAATTATTGAAGAATTGAATGGAAATTTTTTTGGGATATTAGTTGATGAGTCTAAAGATGTCTCTCATAAGGAACAAATGGCTCTTGTTCTGCGTTATGTCAATAAAGAGGGTGAACTTATTGAGCGATTCCTTGGTCTTGTTCATGTTAAAGATACAACT GGATATGATGGAGCTAGTAACATGCAAGAAGAAATCAATGGTCTTAAAGCTTTGATTATGAAAGATAATCCTTCGGCATATTGCGTACATTGCTTTGCTCATCAATTGCAATTGACTCTTGTAGCTGTTGAAAAGAAACATcatgatataaatattttttttgacaTTCTTGCTAATGTTTTGAATGTTGTTGGAGGTTCTTATAAGCGTAGGGAGATGCTTAGAGATGATCAAGCTGAAAAATTAGATGAGTTATTAGTGCTTGGTGAAGTTCATACAGGAAGTGGATTAAATCAAAAACTTGGGCTTCAAATACCGGATGATACCCGTTGGAGATCTCACTTTAAGACATTGCGTAACTTTATATCTTTATTCTCATCAATTGTTCATGTACTTGGAGTTCTTACAAATGAGGGTTCAAATTATCAGGAGAAAGCACTGGCAAAAAGTCTAGTGGAAGATATAAGATCTTATGAGTTTGTGTATATATtacatttgatgttaaaaataattGCAATTACATATGATTTGAATATGGCGCTgcaaagaaaagatcaagatattGTTAGTACTATGAAACTTGTTCATTTCACAAAGAGGCAATTACAAACAATGAGGGAATCTAAATGGAATTCTTTGTTAGAAGATGTCTCTTCGTTTTGTGATAAGAATAGTATTATGATCCCTAAAATGGATGATAA TCATTTTAGTGAAGTGAATACTGATCTGCTTCTTGGTATTGAGCTTGACAACTATATTGACTATGTGCGAGAAATGGACAATGCATTCTCTAACTTGAAAGGGCTTGGCGGTCTCTCTAAGACATTG CTAAGTTTGATATTACATGTGGCTACTGCAACAGTTGAAAGGGCTTTTTCCTCGATGAAGTTTATTAAAAATGACTTGCGAAGTATAATTGGTGATGACTTTTTGAATGATTGTTTAGTTTGCTATATAGATGATGAAGTATTTGAAAGTGTACCTAATGATGCGATCATTGATCGTTTTCAAAACATGACAAGTCGTCGAGTGCAACTGAAATGA